In the Muricauda sp. MAR_2010_75 genome, one interval contains:
- a CDS encoding RNA polymerase sigma factor → MDSNDIGGNIDLISIQKGSRKEFEKVVELYYNELFFYAKSLCRDELLAKDLVQEAFFGLWQKRESLNAKTVLRGWLYLSLKNKFLDYVKKYRKETYFFERTYSETMETLSQQEHQENLSRKIELMDREIALLPKKCKQVLVMSKKEGLTNAEISDYLDISIKTVEGHLSNAYRILKEKLYEKFQILFTVIGFRSK, encoded by the coding sequence ATGGATTCCAATGATATCGGGGGAAATATTGATTTAATCTCAATCCAAAAGGGCAGTCGAAAAGAATTCGAGAAGGTTGTTGAACTTTACTATAACGAACTCTTTTTTTATGCCAAAAGTTTATGTAGGGACGAATTGTTGGCTAAGGATTTGGTCCAAGAAGCTTTTTTTGGACTATGGCAAAAAAGGGAATCTTTGAATGCAAAAACGGTCCTTAGGGGATGGCTTTATCTTTCATTGAAGAATAAATTTCTAGATTATGTAAAAAAGTACAGAAAGGAAACCTATTTTTTCGAGAGGACCTATTCGGAGACTATGGAAACCCTTTCACAACAGGAACACCAAGAAAACCTATCCAGAAAGATTGAATTGATGGATAGGGAGATTGCCTTGTTGCCCAAGAAATGTAAGCAAGTATTGGTCATGAGCAAAAAGGAAGGATTGACCAATGCGGAAATTTCGGATTATCTGGACATTTCCATCAAAACCGTGGAAGGCCATCTTTCCAATGCCTATAGAATCCTCAAGGAGAAGTTGTATGAGAAGTTTCAAATTTTGTTCACCGTAATCGGGTTCAGATCAAAATGA
- a CDS encoding Lrp/AsnC family transcriptional regulator: MVDGIDNRIIGLLRKNSRYSFAEIGRIISLSPSSVRERIQKLEDLGIIELYSLKVNYALLGYGMEVFILLKIFDGKLKYFLEEIHDFVEVEEAHRITGPYNIHIRAILRDQKHLQDFVDRLINYGSPTTLLILSDIEKNL; encoded by the coding sequence ATGGTTGATGGAATAGATAACCGAATAATTGGTCTTCTGAGAAAGAATTCTAGGTATTCATTTGCCGAAATCGGCAGAATCATTTCACTTTCGCCTTCATCTGTGAGGGAAAGGATTCAGAAGCTAGAGGATTTAGGCATAATCGAATTGTACAGTCTCAAGGTCAATTATGCCTTGTTGGGGTATGGGATGGAGGTCTTTATCCTTCTAAAGATTTTCGATGGAAAACTAAAGTATTTTTTGGAGGAAATCCATGACTTTGTTGAAGTGGAGGAGGCACATAGGATTACAGGCCCTTATAATATCCATATTAGAGCAATTCTGCGGGACCAAAAACATTTGCAGGACTTTGTGGACAGGCTGATCAATTATGGAAGTCCAACAACCCTTTTGATTCTATCCGATATTGAAAAGAACTTGTAA
- a CDS encoding sulfite exporter TauE/SafE family protein — protein sequence MDLFSLITLAIGIFAGFYVQSAMGFAGSLVALPILLLKFQLPESIAYISLFYVFSSIFLIYREWVFIDKKTILDLSITSIVGVVLGILVLSFSKPIFLKRMLGAFILAYVLYSLLGKRELNLRNAGILGIGILAGFFSGVFSTGGPLYIICVENRVKKINAIRATMIGILGLVTLTRIPTLALSGILNIEQCKYAAIIFPIFLLAQFLGRKTFNISGKSHYKKSILFLLMLSGFSLLLR from the coding sequence ATGGATTTATTTTCACTTATCACATTGGCCATAGGTATTTTTGCAGGGTTTTATGTGCAAAGTGCCATGGGATTCGCAGGTTCTCTCGTGGCACTTCCCATCCTATTATTGAAGTTTCAATTACCGGAGTCCATTGCCTACATTTCCCTATTTTATGTATTTTCAAGTATTTTCCTGATTTACAGGGAATGGGTCTTCATTGATAAAAAGACAATCCTTGACCTTTCCATAACATCAATTGTAGGGGTTGTTTTAGGAATATTGGTCCTTTCATTTTCCAAGCCAATCTTTTTAAAAAGAATGCTCGGTGCCTTTATTCTTGCCTACGTGTTGTATTCCTTACTAGGTAAGCGAGAATTGAATCTGAGGAACGCAGGTATTCTAGGTATTGGAATTCTTGCAGGTTTTTTCTCAGGGGTTTTCTCCACTGGGGGACCATTGTATATCATCTGTGTGGAGAATAGGGTCAAGAAAATCAATGCTATAAGGGCCACGATGATTGGCATTTTGGGACTTGTTACCCTTACTAGAATACCAACCTTGGCCTTAAGTGGCATTCTAAATATTGAGCAATGTAAATACGCCGCAATTATTTTTCCCATTTTCCTTTTAGCCCAGTTTTTGGGTAGGAAAACTTTCAACATTTCAGGAAAATCCCATTATAAAAAGAGCATCCTGTTTTTGCTAATGCTTTCAGGATTTTCATTGTTATTAAGATGA
- a CDS encoding FecR family protein, producing the protein MKNKHIKKIIFNFFENPSNPDEIQQLAQWVKDNPSSFKESAELHYLITRSLGQENAEQYKKELLSKFDLLVRSKRKRRQAWLRYAAIFIGLIGISTLLLLRNNTPKTIGQQEVTIVLDNGTTKELSNKDASGIVTRSNNIIAEQDGSKIVYKKVSIENDDLGEPLVYNTLNVPYGKKFEIVLSDGTQVYLNSGSSLTYPTAFYASGPRDVELTGEAYFTVESDSLRPFRVKTRELDTKVLGTQFNLSSYPDDETVQVVLVEGSLSVKRSNGSEASHLLLKPNQMASYSNGHKELQLTDVDVSRYIAWKEGILYFKNEDFIHITKKLERHYNVTIEIRGDLLKSERYTGRFKTETIEEVLQGFQRIKDFAYKITNDKIILTQKSN; encoded by the coding sequence ATGAAAAATAAACATATCAAAAAAATTATTTTCAATTTCTTTGAAAACCCTTCAAACCCGGATGAAATTCAGCAATTGGCCCAATGGGTCAAGGACAATCCTTCTTCCTTTAAGGAATCGGCCGAGCTTCACTATTTGATCACACGGTCCCTCGGTCAGGAAAATGCCGAACAGTACAAAAAGGAATTACTGTCAAAATTTGACCTCTTGGTACGATCCAAAAGAAAAAGAAGACAGGCTTGGTTGCGGTATGCTGCCATTTTTATCGGGCTCATCGGAATATCAACATTGCTTTTGCTACGAAACAATACCCCAAAGACCATTGGCCAACAGGAAGTCACCATTGTCCTGGACAACGGTACGACCAAGGAACTATCGAACAAGGATGCCTCAGGTATTGTCACGCGTTCAAACAATATCATTGCTGAACAGGATGGATCTAAGATTGTATACAAAAAAGTTAGCATTGAGAATGATGATTTGGGCGAACCCTTGGTATACAATACCCTCAACGTACCCTATGGGAAAAAATTCGAGATTGTGCTTTCCGATGGAACCCAGGTCTATCTCAATTCCGGTTCTTCCTTGACCTATCCCACGGCATTTTATGCTTCGGGACCAAGGGATGTAGAATTGACAGGGGAAGCATATTTCACCGTAGAATCCGATTCCTTGCGCCCTTTCAGGGTCAAAACAAGGGAATTGGACACTAAAGTTTTGGGCACTCAATTTAACCTATCCAGCTATCCCGATGACGAAACCGTTCAAGTGGTCTTGGTGGAAGGCAGTCTCTCGGTCAAAAGGAGCAATGGTTCCGAAGCATCACACCTCCTTTTGAAACCGAACCAAATGGCATCCTATTCCAATGGTCATAAAGAACTTCAACTGACCGATGTGGACGTCAGCAGGTACATTGCCTGGAAGGAAGGTATCCTGTATTTCAAAAACGAAGATTTCATCCACATTACCAAAAAATTGGAGAGGCACTACAATGTGACCATCGAAATAAGGGGGGACCTTCTTAAAAGTGAACGGTACACGGGTCGCTTCAAAACGGAAACTATTGAAGAGGTGCTACAAGGATTTCAAAGAATCAAGGATTTTGCCTATAAGATAACCAACGATAAAATAATACTAACTCAAAAAAGCAACTAG